The Lichenihabitans psoromatis genomic interval TCTGCAAGGGCGGCCGGCGGCCGTCCGATCCGTCATGCGCGCCATCGAGCGAGAGGCGCGACCTTCGTTCTATCGTAATCCGTCCTGGCCCTTGATGTCCGCAATTGCGAGCCCGCCGACCCGCGGCAAAGGACGCCCGCTGTCGGTGATCGCGATCGCGACGAGGATTTCGTTGGCGCGGGGCGCATCGTTGACCCGCACCTCCATGCCGTCGAAGTGGCTGCGGACAAAGGCCGCATCCTTGTGGCCAAGCGGGATATCGAGAACCGCGCCGGGGCCACCGCGCTTCTTGGAGGATGGGATCAGCGCCGCGCCACCGCCTAGCGCCCCGCGAACCGGCGTTCCCATCTTGGGATGCAGGATCGCGGCTGCATGTTCGAGTTCGCCGTTCTCGCCGACCAGTGCCGCCTTGCCATAGCTCTGCACCCGATCGCCCGCGATGCCGAGAGCCGCCACGGCTCGCACGGTCAAGAGGCCGCCGAGTTCTTCACCAATGGCGACGAGGTCGGCCAAATCCTCGACATAGAGGCCGGCGAAGGGGTTCTCGATCACGGCCACGGCGGCGGCCCGACGCGTCGGCGGATCGATCGCACGACCCATCTCGCTCCGGACCTCCTCGACAAAGGTCACGATCTTGCGGATGCTCGCACTCATCGCAGGCCGTCCTCGCCCTTGATGGCGCTAGCCGCCAGACCACCGACGCGGGCATGAACGCGCGCCCCGGTCGTCATCACCAGCACCAGAACGATCTCATCGGCGCGGGGGCCGTCCGGAATGCCGACCTCCATCGCGTCGAAGTGACTGCGAACGTAGGACGCATTGATGTGGGTGATCGGCACGTCGAGCCGGGTGCCGGGGCCGCCCACCTTCTTGCTCGAGGGCACGATGGCTTTCGCGTCGCCGAGGACCGCGCGCATGGCATACCCCCCTGGCACGTGCCACAGCGCGCCATGCTCGAGTTCGCCCGCCTGGCCGACGATCGCGCCTTTGCCATAGCCCGCGATCAGCGCCGGATCGCCGCCGAGCGCGGCGAGAAGATCGCTCGCCATGGCGACGCCGAGCGGTTGCAGATCCTCCATGAAGCCCGCGATCGCTTCGACATAGCGGCCAGCGAAGGGGTTGCGGATCGCGGTCAGGATGGCGCCGCGCCGCAGGGGTGTGGCCGCGACCGGGCCGCCTTCGTGGTAGATCTCCTCGACGCAGACGAGGCGCTTGCGAATCGTGACCTCAGGCATAGGCATGTTCTCTGAAAAGCGATGGGGTGGTCAGCGTTAGTTTGGCGGCGAGACCCGGAACAGCGCCGATAACGCGCGTGACACCCTGGAGATGCAACGCCGCGCCATGGACCAGCCCGCGTCTCTCGAGATCGCGCGCGCAAGCGGCGCCGCCCGCGAGGGCTCGATCGATCTCGGCCCGGGTGAGCGGCCCAACCTCCCGCGTCACCAGACGGGAACCAAGGTCGTTGTCGGGCTGGATCGAGGCAGCCGGTGCGCGCCGGACGGCCGGGTGGGCGGGGAGGTCGATCGCATTTGCGATCATGGTGGCGGCCGCATCGGCCTCGGCGGCGGTCGCGGCCAGCACCGTCACGGCATCGGCGATCCCGCGCGAAAAGCTTCGGCCGCGCCATCCGCTTGTCGCGAGCCCGCGCATTGGATCGGCCGCCGTAATCCTGACGTCGCCGAAGAGGCTCGGCCGATCGGGCCGGTCGACCATGCCGATCGTGAACGCCGCCTCGGGGCCGAGCAGCAGCGCGATATCGCCGCCATTGTTGACATAGGCCCGCTCGAGCGTCGCCGCCGCACCCATGCTGGAGAGGACCGCATCCGCGACCGCACCCGCCACAGCCGCCATCGGCGTGATGAAATCGGACGACGCGAAAGGCGCGACGGCCGCCTGCATGGCGCGCGCCACGTGGCCTTGCATCGGATTGTGGCCGGCACGGCTTCTGGCCCGGAGCGCCGGAAGCTCCACGCAAAGCTCGTCGAGGATGGTGACAAAACGGTCCGCGGCGGCGCGATAGGCTGCACGCACCGCCTCGTGCGCGCCGAATACCCCGATTACGAGATCGATCGGCCCATCCTGCAGATGCAGGCGATGCCCATCCGGCAAAAAGCGGATCTGCGGCGGCGCCCTCACCGATGCGGCCCGCGTGCTGCGTCCGGCATCAGCGGCCAGGGGTTCTCGGCCCGATGCGGCACGCGTGTCCGATGGGCCGCCGGCCCACGAAATTCGGACAGCGGGCGCACGTGATCCATGTGGCCGCCAAGTTTTTCGTAATCCGACAGCCGCAGCGTGAATTCGACCGGAGCCACCAGCGCCGGGGTCGGCACGTAGCCGAAGCCGTTGGCCGGCACCTTCGACACATCCACCATGAAGGTGATGCCGCCGCCCGGCCAGACATAGGTCGGCGCGCCGCCACAGGTCACGACCGTCAGCGCGTCCTTGACCGACCGGGTGAGCCGCACCGGATTTTCGGTGACGCCCGCCCTCAGCGAGCCGCCTGCCCCGCCCATGAACAGCACGGTCGACAGAGCCGGTTCGCAATTCTCCTGGATCAAGGCGACCGAGCGCGCGAGATCGTCGGGCATCGTCTGCTCCACCGGGCGCAACGCCTCGTCGAGCACGTAATAGGAGGCGTGTTCGCCCGTGGTCGACACCATCAGCATGGTGAGGCCCGGTCGCGCCTTGCGCGGATCGAAGGAGCCGAGGATCTGCAGCGGATCGGCGATGTTGGTGCCGCCCCAGCCGGTGCCAGGGTCCGCAACCTGGAAATAGCGACCCGGGGTTGAACGGCGACCCTTCATCTTGATGCCGCTATCGGCGATGCCCAGCAGCTTACCGGCCTGATGCTCCGACAGGACACCGGTGATGTGGTCGTCCACCACCACCACCTCGTCGACCTTGCCGAACCATTGTTTGGCGAACATGCCGATCGTGGCGGAGCCGCAGCCGACCCGCATCCGCTCTTCCACCTGACCGTTGACGAGCGGCGGCTTGCCGGCCTGCACCAGTACGGTCGCGCCCTCGTCCACCGTGAGTTCGACCGCCGCGCCGTTGCACAAAGCCAGCAGCGCGTCGCAGGTGGCCCGGCCCTCCCGTTTCGTGCCGCCGGTGAGATGGTGGACGCCGCCGAGCGACAGCATCTGCGACCCATATTCCCCCGTCGTCACATGGCCGACAGGCTCGCCGTCGGCGCGCACCAGGGCCCGCTCCGGCCCGAGATGCCGGTCAGTGTCGATCTTCACCTTGACGCCGCAATAGGAAAAAATACCCTCAGTCACGACCGTGACCATGTCGACGCCCTCGACCTCTGAAGCGACGATGAAGGGCGCGGGCTTGTAATCCGGATAGGTCGTTCCGGCCCCGATCGCGGTGATGAAGGTTGCCGGTTCGCGCAGGATGCTGCCGTCCCAATCCAGCGCACCGGCATTGAACGGCACGACGGCGCCGCCGTCGCTCAGCCAATGGTCGAGGACGACGTGCGGATCGACGCGAACCAGCACGCCGCCCTCATTGCCATAGCGGTCGCAAGCCCCGAGCGCGTGGGGCTTGATGAAGCACATCACCGGACAGGCATCGCAGCGGATCTTGTCGTCGGCAACGGCGGGTGCGGGGTCTTGCATCGTCATGGCGCATAGCCTCTGGAGGCGAAACTCCCGGCGCTAAAGCCCGAAACGGAGGATCGACATCGCGGCAAATTCATTGGTGTACGAACAAGTGTGGTCGCCAGTTTAGACTTATGTCAAGAGGCCCAATAACGGCATCTTGTGTGTGCAATTTGACTGAGCAGCACCTGCTGCGGCATTGGGCAAACCATTGAAGTTGAGGCATGATCGAAGACCAAGAGGTGCTCGGCCTCGCTCTTGCATGTTCGTACACAAACGATAGAATCGGTTTCTCACACCGGCCGAGGCCGCTCCTTCGATCAGGGCCAGCATGGTTCGCCTCACCGTCAACGGCACCGCTCACGATCTCGACATCGCAGCTCATGTTCCGCTGCTCTACGTGCTTCGCAACGATCTCGAGCTGAACGGCCCGAAATTCGGCTGCGGCCTCGGCGAATGCGGCGCCTGTACGGTGCTGCTCGACGGCGTCGCGGCGCGCGCCTGCATCGTGCCGCTCGGTGTCGCGGCGGGCCGTCGCGTCGTCACGCTTGAGGGATTGGGGTCGATCGACCACCCCGATCCGGTCCAGCAGGCGTTCATCGACGAACAGGCCGCGCAATGCGGCTATTGCCTGAACGGCATGATCTTGACCACCAAGGCCCTGCTGGATCGCAATCCCGAGCCGGACGACGCGCAGATCCGCGCCGAACTCCGCTACAACCTTTGTCGTTGCGGCACCCATGTCGAGATCCTGCGCGCCGTGCGCCGCGCCGCCGATCACCTCCGCGCCGCTCGGCACGGTGGCTGACCATGCAGACCAATGTGGTGCGGACGAAGGCTGACGAACTCGCCCGCCAAGGCGTGCTGTTGGTTCTTCGCGGCCCGCATGCGGCCGGCCCAATCGTCGAAGAGCCGGCCAGCGCCTCGCCGCAACCGGAGGGGCATGACCTCGAACTCTTCGTCGTGGTCGACGACACCGGCAACGTGACGGCCTATAACGGCCACGTCGATCTCGGCACCGGCATCGGCACCGCGCTAGCCCAGATCGTGGCGGATGAATTGGACGTGGCGCTCGATCGCGTCACCATGGTGCTGGGCCATAGCGCGCTCGTGCCAAACCAGGGTGCCACGATCGCGAGCGAGACCATCCAGGTCACCGCGATCCCGTTACGTCAGGCGGCTGCGCAGGCGCGCCATCACCTCGTCGGCCTGGCGGCGGAGCGGCTGGGTGTCCGGCCCGATGACCTCGCGGTCGAGAACGGCATCGTGCGACGCCGGGATGGCGGCAATGCCGCGATCGGCTTCGGCGAACTGCTTCAGGGCCGCCATATCCGATTGCTGCTGTCGCCCGACACGGTCGTGAAGGACGTCGCCGACTATCGCCTCGTCGGACGCAGCACGCCCCGCATCGATATCCCGGCCAAGGCGACCGGCAGCTTTACCTATGTGCATGACGTGCGCGTCCCCGGCATGCTGCATGGCCGCGTCGTGCGACCCCCTTATGCTGGCGTCGACGCGGGACCGTTCGTCGGCACCAGCCTGATCGGGGTGGACGAGAGCTCCATCGCCGACATTCCCGGCATCATCGCCGTGGTGGTGATCGGCGACTTCATCGGCATCGTGGCCGAGCGGGAGGAGAATGCGGTCACGGCGGCGGAGCACCTCAAAACGCGATGGAAACCCTGGCCCGGACTGCCGGACCTCGATGCGCCCGAGGCGGCGTTACGCGCCAATCCGTCCAAGCCGCGCGTGCTTCTCGATCGCGGCAACGTCGAAAAAGCGCTTGCCGAGGCTACGACGCGGATGCAGCGAACCTACGTCTGGCCCTATCAGATGCATGCCGCGA includes:
- a CDS encoding amino acid synthesis family protein — translated: MSASIRKIVTFVEEVRSEMGRAIDPPTRRAAAVAVIENPFAGLYVEDLADLVAIGEELGGLLTVRAVAALGIAGDRVQSYGKAALVGENGELEHAAAILHPKMGTPVRGALGGGAALIPSSKKRGGPGAVLDIPLGHKDAAFVRSHFDGMEVRVNDAPRANEILVAIAITDSGRPLPRVGGLAIADIKGQDGLR
- a CDS encoding amino acid synthesis family protein, with amino-acid sequence MPEVTIRKRLVCVEEIYHEGGPVAATPLRRGAILTAIRNPFAGRYVEAIAGFMEDLQPLGVAMASDLLAALGGDPALIAGYGKGAIVGQAGELEHGALWHVPGGYAMRAVLGDAKAIVPSSKKVGGPGTRLDVPITHINASYVRSHFDAMEVGIPDGPRADEIVLVLVMTTGARVHARVGGLAASAIKGEDGLR
- a CDS encoding UPF0280 family protein; the protein is MRAPPQIRFLPDGHRLHLQDGPIDLVIGVFGAHEAVRAAYRAAADRFVTILDELCVELPALRARSRAGHNPMQGHVARAMQAAVAPFASSDFITPMAAVAGAVADAVLSSMGAAATLERAYVNNGGDIALLLGPEAAFTIGMVDRPDRPSLFGDVRITAADPMRGLATSGWRGRSFSRGIADAVTVLAATAAEADAAATMIANAIDLPAHPAVRRAPAASIQPDNDLGSRLVTREVGPLTRAEIDRALAGGAACARDLERRGLVHGAALHLQGVTRVIGAVPGLAAKLTLTTPSLFREHAYA
- a CDS encoding 6-hydroxynicotinate reductase; the encoded protein is MQDPAPAVADDKIRCDACPVMCFIKPHALGACDRYGNEGGVLVRVDPHVVLDHWLSDGGAVVPFNAGALDWDGSILREPATFITAIGAGTTYPDYKPAPFIVASEVEGVDMVTVVTEGIFSYCGVKVKIDTDRHLGPERALVRADGEPVGHVTTGEYGSQMLSLGGVHHLTGGTKREGRATCDALLALCNGAAVELTVDEGATVLVQAGKPPLVNGQVEERMRVGCGSATIGMFAKQWFGKVDEVVVVDDHITGVLSEHQAGKLLGIADSGIKMKGRRSTPGRYFQVADPGTGWGGTNIADPLQILGSFDPRKARPGLTMLMVSTTGEHASYYVLDEALRPVEQTMPDDLARSVALIQENCEPALSTVLFMGGAGGSLRAGVTENPVRLTRSVKDALTVVTCGGAPTYVWPGGGITFMVDVSKVPANGFGYVPTPALVAPVEFTLRLSDYEKLGGHMDHVRPLSEFRGPAAHRTRVPHRAENPWPLMPDAARGPHR
- a CDS encoding (2Fe-2S)-binding protein; translation: MVRLTVNGTAHDLDIAAHVPLLYVLRNDLELNGPKFGCGLGECGACTVLLDGVAARACIVPLGVAAGRRVVTLEGLGSIDHPDPVQQAFIDEQAAQCGYCLNGMILTTKALLDRNPEPDDAQIRAELRYNLCRCGTHVEILRAVRRAADHLRAARHGG